AGGATAATATGATATTTTTAATAGATGAAATATTTACTGGTACAAATTCAGTAGATAGAATCTTAGGTGCTAAAAATGTTATAGGAAATTTAAATAAAGATAATATTATAGGAATGATAACTACTCATGATTTAGAACTTTGTGCATTAGATTCAAGGGAAAGAATAAAAAACTTTTATTTTGAAGATAAATATGATGGTAAAACTATTAAATTTGATTATAAGATAAAATCAGGGAAATCAACATCGACTAATGCAAAAAATTTAATGAATTTAGCAGGAATAAAAATAATAGAGGACAAATAGTGGGACGGTTATTTTGTCTGACTAATCAATTCACTATCTACAGGAGAAAATACATATGAATTTCCAATAGTAATGCGGGTTTCAATATTGTGGGATTATTTATTTGGAGAATGATGATAAAGCCCTTATAATAGCTAAAAATAGCTGCTTTGAAGTGCACATCAAAAGTTAGACAAAACTTTTGGGGGTGCACTTTTAATATATTTAAATATGATGAAAAAATGAAGTTTCCAATTAATTACCAAGAATATTCTTTGCTAATATAATTTTTAAAATTTAAAAAATAAATAAAACTATTTTTGAACTTATTACGAATATAATAATAGATAGCTAAAAGATTTTAAAACACGAGAATAGATGGTGAGAAATGGACAGGGATAAAAAACTAATAAAGAGAATAAAAAAGAAATTAGATAAAGATGCAGCTAATGAACTCATTTCTATATATTACAAAGAAATATATACCTATGTATATAAGCAAACTATAGATAAAGAATTATCCATGGATTTAACCCAGGAAATCTTTATAAGTATATTAAAATCCATATATAACTACGATGAAAAGAGGTCTTCTTTTAGAACTTGGCTGTACAGAATAGCCACTTATCGTTTAGTAGATTACTATCGTTCTAAAAATTATAAATATAATAGTACGATAGTCTCTATTGATAATGTTGATATATACGATAATGAAGATATTGAGATTGCAGTAGAAAATAAAGAAGATGTAGAGAGGATAATTAATATGGTAAATAGGATGGACACTGTATCACAACAGATATTTAGATTAAAGATATTTTCTGATTATACATTTTCACAGATATCCGATGTGCTGGAGGCACCAGAATCTACAGTTAAGACAAGGTATTATTCAATGCTTAGGAAGATTAGAGAGGATTTCAAGGAGGGGTAATATGAAAGTGGATATGCCAAATGAAAAAGAAATAAAGGTTGAAATAGACAATATTATAGCACAGGGCATAGGAGAGAGAGAATCATTCCATTCTTATTTAAAAAATATGTATAGACAAATAGGAATTAGATATTTATTTCGTGATGGGCTAGAGATTATCTTTACCATATTGTTAGTATCTTCTATTCTGCTCTTGACAATTAAAGATAGCAATATATATTATATGGAAAATATGAAAGATATATATGTCTATTTATTTATAATTTCCCCCATATTATATCTATCAATGTCTATTTTAAATTTTATTAATACAAAACAGAATAAGACTTATGAGATAGAAAT
The sequence above is drawn from the Clostridiisalibacter paucivorans DSM 22131 genome and encodes:
- a CDS encoding RNA polymerase sigma factor encodes the protein MDRDKKLIKRIKKKLDKDAANELISIYYKEIYTYVYKQTIDKELSMDLTQEIFISILKSIYNYDEKRSSFRTWLYRIATYRLVDYYRSKNYKYNSTIVSIDNVDIYDNEDIEIAVENKEDVERIINMVNRMDTVSQQIFRLKIFSDYTFSQISDVLEAPESTVKTRYYSMLRKIREDFKEG